Proteins found in one Sorghum bicolor cultivar BTx623 chromosome 1, Sorghum_bicolor_NCBIv3, whole genome shotgun sequence genomic segment:
- the LOC8054257 gene encoding cytochrome b561 and DOMON domain-containing protein At4g17280, giving the protein MARRNDPSWFLFRAMVLLLLLFAAAAAAAAAQGCAPANFQPGRSFQRCTDLPVLGASLYWTYHPANGTADLAFRAPQSTSGWVAWGINTERPSSMAGSSVFVAWLDGNGGAVSVLMTYLETTSPTLTNGTIKLDVPVAPVAEYTAGAYTIYVTVALPGNSTRQNTVWQAGALSGGQIAPHPMAGPNMQSTMVLDFLSGGGGASTGAPSFEVHRRNLRSFGGLKRSPLVMKGYPMRP; this is encoded by the coding sequence ATGGCGCGTCGGAACGATCCCTCGTGGTTCCTCTTCAGGGCaatggtgctgctgctgctgctgtttgcggcggcggcggccgccgccgcagcccagGGCTGTGCGCCCGCCAACTTCCAGCCGGGAAGGTCGTTCCAGCGGTGCACCGACCTGCCCGTGCTCGGCGCCAGCCTGTACTGGACGTACCACCCGGCGAACGGCACCGCCGACCTCGCGTTCCGGGCGCCGCAGAGCACCAGCGGCTGGGTCGCCTGGGGCATCAACACGGAGCGGCCCAGCAGCATGGCCGGCAGCAGCGTGTTCGTCGCCTGGCTGGACGGCAACGGCGGCGCGGTGTCCGTCCTGATGACCTACCTGGAGACCACGTCGCCCACCCTGACCAACGGGACCATCAAGCTCGACGTGCCCGTGGCGCCCGTCGCCGAGTACACGGCCGGCGCGTACACCATCTACGTGACGGTGGCGCTCCCGGGGAACTCCACGCGGCAGAACACGGTGTGGCAGGCCGGCGCGCTCAGCGGCGGGCAAATAGCGCCGCACCCGATGGCCGGGCCAAATATGCAGAGCACCATGGTGCTGGACTTCCTGTCCGGCGGTGGCGGCGCAAGCACAGGGGCACCCAGCTTCGAGGTGCACCGTCGTAACTTGAGGAGTTTTGGGGGATTAAAAAGAAGCCCGCTGGTGATGAAAGGCTATCCAATGCGACCATGA